One genomic segment of Odocoileus virginianus isolate 20LAN1187 ecotype Illinois chromosome 33, Ovbor_1.2, whole genome shotgun sequence includes these proteins:
- the GJC3 gene encoding gap junction gamma-3 protein has protein sequence MLGPEDSSVCLFPLLWVLWLEAARMCGSFLRRVAAEESRHPTPVGRLLLPALLGLRLVLLAAGGPGVFGGGEEQSEFVCHTQQAGCKTVCYDAFHPLSPLRFWAFQVTLVAVPSALYVGFILYHVIWRWEASEKGKTGEETLGGQAEKGGEAAGAGSSRLLWAYVAQLGVRLALEGAALGGQYHLFGFTMPTSFVCRLEPCLGSTNCYLSRPSEKTIFLKTMFGVTGLCLLFTLLELVLLGLGRWWRVWRHKSPSSNYSPTSESVKRRKAPTDNFPVVEIRERPGEAGERGSEVPPSACP, from the exons ATGCTCGGGCCTGAGGACTCTTCTGTCTGCCTCTTTCCTCTGCTGTGGGTGCTTTGGCTCGAAGCTGCCAG GATGTGCGGCAGCTTCCTGAGGCGGGTGGCCGCGGAGGAGAGCCGGCACCCCACCCCCGTGGGCCGCCTCCTGCTCCCCGCGCTCCTGGGGCTCCGCCTGGTGCTGCTGGCCGCCGGCGGGCCGGGGGTCTTCGGCGGCGGCGAGGAGCAGAGCGAGTTCGTGTGCCACACCCAGCAGGCGGGCTGCAAGACCGTGTGCTACGACGCCTTCCACCCCCTCTCCCCGCTGCGCTTCTGGGCCTTCCAGGTCACGCTGGTGGCTGTGCCCAGCGCCCTCTACGTGGGCTTCATTCTGTATCACGTCATCTGGCGCTGGGAGGCATCGGAAAAGGGGAAGACGGGAGAGGAGACGCTGGGCGGCCAAGCGGAGAAGGGCGGAGAGGCCGCGGGCGCCGGCagctccaggctgctctgggcCTACGTGGCACAGCTGGGGGTGAGACTGGCCCTTGAGGGGGCAGCCTTGGGGGGGCAGTACCACCTGTTCGGGTTCACGATGCCCACCTCCTTTGTGTGTCGTCTGGAGCCCTGCCTTGGCAGTACCAACTGTTACCTCTCCCGCCCCTCTGAGAAGACCATCTTCTTGAAGACCATGTTTGGGGTCACGGGGCTCTGTCTCTTGTTCACGCTTTTGGAGCTTGTCCTCCTGGGcctggggagatggtggagggtCTGGAGGCACAAATCCCCGTCTTCTAATTACTCCCCGACTTCAGAGAGTGTCAAAAGACGCAAGGCACCAACGGATAACTTCCCAGTGGTGGAAATAAGAGAACGGCCTGGAGAAGCAGGTGAGAGGGGCTCTGAGGTCCCTCCTTCTGCCTGCCCCTGA